The Pseudomonas orientalis genome contains a region encoding:
- a CDS encoding ribonucleoside-diphosphate reductase subunit alpha yields MQTDTTRENPQGSVPQAADSNLDLAATAPGQLRVIKRNGTVVPYTDDKITVAITKAFLAVEGGTAAASSRIHDTVARLTEQVTATFKRRMPSGGTIHIEEIQDQVELALMRAGEQKVARDYVIYRDSRAKERAVHAPSAEAVQAHPSIRITLADGSFAPLDLGRLNTIITEACEGLEEVDGDLIQRETLKNLYDGVALTDVNTALVMTARTLVEREPNYSFVTARLLMDTLRAEGLGFLGVADSATHHEMADLYAKALPAYIAKGIEFELLNPILATFDLEKLGKAINHERDQQFTYLGLQTLYDRYFIHKDGIRFELPQVFFMRVAMGLAIEEKQKEDRAIEFYNLLSFFDYMSSTPTLFNAGTLRPQLSSCYLTTVPDDLSGIYHAIHDNAMLSKFAGGLGNDWTPVRALGSYIKGTNGKSQGVVPFLKVVNDTAVAVNQGGKRKGAVCAYLETWHMDIEEFIELRKNTGDDRRRTHDMNTANWIPDLFMKRVFDDGQWTLFSPSEVPDLHDLTGKAFEERYEYYEALAQYPGKIKLFKTIQAKDLWRKMLSMLFETGHPWLTFKDPCNLRSPQQHVGVVHSSNLCTEITLNTNKDEIAVCNLGSINLPNHIVNGKLDTAKLERTVNTAVRMLDNVIDINYYSVPQAQNSNFKHRPVGLGIMGFQDALYLQHIPYGSDAAVEFADKSMEAVSYYAIQASCDLADERGAYETFQGSLWSKGILPLDSQQILIEQRGQKYIDVDLNESLDWAPVRARVQKGIRNSNIMAIAPTATIANITGVSQSIEPTYQNLYVKSNLSGEFTVINPYLVRDLKARGLWDSVMINDLKYYDGSVQQIERIPQELKELYATAFEVDTKWIVDAASRRQKWIDQAQSLNLYIAGASGKKLDVTYRMAWYRGLKTTYYLRALAATSTEKSTINTGKLNAVSSGNHGDDSVLAAPAGPAPVPKACAIDEPDCEACQ; encoded by the coding sequence ATGCAAACCGACACAACTCGCGAGAACCCGCAGGGCTCCGTGCCGCAGGCCGCTGATTCGAATCTGGATCTGGCCGCCACCGCACCTGGCCAATTGCGTGTGATCAAGCGTAACGGCACTGTCGTTCCTTACACCGATGACAAAATTACCGTCGCCATCACCAAAGCGTTTCTTGCAGTTGAAGGCGGCACCGCTGCCGCTTCGTCGCGCATCCACGACACGGTTGCCCGCCTGACCGAACAAGTCACCGCCACCTTCAAGCGTCGTATGCCATCGGGCGGCACTATCCACATCGAAGAAATCCAGGACCAGGTTGAACTGGCCCTGATGCGTGCCGGCGAGCAGAAAGTTGCCCGTGACTACGTGATCTACCGCGATTCGCGCGCCAAGGAACGTGCCGTACACGCGCCATCCGCCGAAGCCGTGCAAGCCCACCCGTCGATCCGCATCACCCTGGCCGATGGCAGCTTTGCGCCACTGGACCTGGGCCGCCTGAACACCATCATCACCGAGGCCTGCGAAGGCCTGGAAGAAGTCGACGGTGACCTGATCCAGCGCGAAACCCTGAAGAACCTGTACGACGGCGTGGCCCTGACCGACGTCAACACCGCCCTGGTGATGACCGCCCGTACCCTGGTTGAACGCGAGCCGAACTATTCGTTCGTCACCGCGCGCCTGCTGATGGACACCCTGCGTGCCGAAGGCCTGGGCTTCCTGGGCGTGGCCGACAGCGCCACCCACCACGAGATGGCCGACCTGTACGCCAAGGCCCTGCCGGCTTACATCGCCAAGGGCATCGAATTCGAATTGCTCAACCCGATCCTGGCCACCTTCGACCTGGAAAAACTCGGCAAGGCGATCAACCACGAGCGCGACCAGCAGTTCACCTACCTGGGCCTGCAAACCCTGTACGACCGTTACTTCATCCACAAGGACGGGATCCGCTTCGAGCTGCCGCAAGTGTTCTTCATGCGCGTGGCCATGGGCCTGGCGATCGAAGAGAAGCAGAAAGAAGACCGTGCAATCGAGTTCTACAACCTGCTGTCGTTCTTCGACTACATGTCGTCGACCCCGACCCTGTTCAACGCCGGCACCCTGCGTCCACAGCTGTCGAGTTGCTACCTGACCACCGTGCCGGATGACCTGTCGGGCATCTACCACGCGATCCACGACAACGCCATGTTGTCCAAATTCGCCGGCGGCCTGGGCAACGACTGGACGCCGGTGCGTGCACTGGGTTCGTACATCAAGGGCACCAATGGTAAATCCCAGGGCGTTGTGCCGTTCCTCAAAGTGGTGAACGACACCGCCGTTGCCGTGAACCAGGGTGGCAAGCGCAAAGGCGCTGTATGTGCCTACCTGGAAACCTGGCACATGGACATTGAAGAGTTCATCGAGCTGCGCAAGAACACCGGTGATGACCGTCGTCGTACCCACGACATGAACACCGCCAACTGGATCCCTGACCTGTTCATGAAGCGTGTCTTCGATGACGGTCAGTGGACTCTGTTCTCGCCGTCCGAAGTACCGGACCTGCACGACCTGACCGGCAAGGCCTTCGAAGAGCGTTACGAGTACTACGAAGCCCTGGCCCAGTACCCTGGCAAGATCAAGCTGTTCAAGACCATCCAGGCCAAAGACCTGTGGCGCAAGATGCTGTCGATGCTGTTCGAAACCGGCCACCCATGGCTGACCTTCAAGGACCCGTGCAACCTGCGCAGCCCGCAGCAGCACGTGGGCGTGGTCCACAGCTCGAACCTGTGCACCGAGATCACCTTGAACACCAACAAGGACGAGATCGCCGTCTGCAACCTGGGCTCGATCAACCTGCCGAACCATATCGTCAACGGCAAGCTGGACACCGCCAAGCTGGAACGCACCGTCAACACCGCCGTTCGCATGCTCGATAACGTTATCGACATCAACTACTACTCGGTGCCACAGGCGCAGAACTCCAACTTCAAGCACCGTCCGGTCGGCCTGGGCATCATGGGCTTCCAGGACGCCTTGTACCTGCAGCACATTCCTTACGGTTCCGATGCTGCCGTCGAGTTCGCCGACAAGTCCATGGAAGCGGTCAGCTACTACGCGATCCAGGCTTCCTGCGACCTGGCCGACGAGCGCGGCGCCTATGAGACGTTCCAGGGTTCGCTGTGGTCCAAGGGCATCCTGCCGCTGGACTCGCAACAGATCCTGATCGAACAGCGTGGCCAGAAGTACATCGATGTTGACCTGAACGAATCCCTGGACTGGGCGCCGGTACGTGCCCGCGTGCAGAAAGGCATTCGTAACTCCAACATCATGGCCATCGCACCGACCGCAACCATCGCCAACATCACTGGCGTGTCGCAGTCGATCGAACCGACCTACCAGAACCTGTATGTGAAATCGAACCTGTCGGGCGAGTTCACCGTGATCAACCCGTACCTGGTCCGCGACCTGAAAGCCCGCGGCCTGTGGGACTCGGTCATGATCAACGACCTGAAGTACTACGACGGTTCCGTGCAGCAGATCGAACGCATCCCGCAGGAACTCAAAGAGCTCTACGCCACTGCGTTCGAAGTGGACACCAAGTGGATCGTTGATGCCGCCAGCCGTCGTCAGAAGTGGATCGACCAGGCACAGTCGCTGAACCTCTACATTGCCGGCGCTTCGGGCAAGAAGCTGGACGTGACCTACCGCATGGCCTGGTACCGTGGCCTGAAAACCACCTACTACCTCCGTGCCCTGGCCGCGACCAGCACCGAGAAGTCGACCATCAACACCGGCAAGCTGAACGCTGTGTCCAGCGGCAACCATGGTGATGACTCGGTTCTCGCCGCTCCGGCCGGACCTGCGCCAGTGCCTAAGGCTTGTGCGATTGATGAGCCGGATTGTGAGGCTTGCCAGTAA
- the flgE gene encoding flagellar hook protein FlgE: MSFNIGLSGLYAANKQLDVTGNNIANVATTGFKSSRAEFADIYAASKLGTGQNSIGNGVNLAAVSQQFTQGDVNGSGGILDMAIQGGGFFVQKGSDGSLEYTRSGAFRADKDGYITNNTGTSRLQGYAADDDGKIIKGGLTDLQLNLTNLPPKASTKVDSTSNLNSSEPVIDQAAKPFDPTKTDTFTTQYSTTLYDSQGNAHPMVQYLVKTDGNKWNAYTLIDGRNPDGSAPTGTPSTPPVASTLTFDGAGKLTSVVTGGVSDKTLTVAGWVPGTVTNGVWKANGADANPGGIAVNMANITQYNSATYRNPPVTDGYATGQITGLKIDGNGVMFATFSNQQSKAIGQISLASFNNEQGLQPAGSTTWKETFASGQPGYDTPQAGTLGSIVANSLENSNVNLTNELVDLIKAQSNYQANAKTISTQSTIMQTIIQMT, translated from the coding sequence ATGTCTTTTAATATCGGCCTTAGCGGCCTCTATGCGGCCAACAAACAACTGGACGTGACCGGCAACAACATCGCCAACGTGGCGACCACGGGCTTCAAGTCGTCCCGTGCGGAGTTCGCGGACATCTACGCGGCGTCCAAACTGGGCACCGGGCAGAACAGCATCGGCAATGGCGTGAACCTGGCGGCGGTGTCGCAGCAATTCACCCAGGGCGATGTGAATGGCAGCGGCGGCATTCTGGACATGGCGATCCAGGGCGGCGGCTTCTTCGTGCAGAAAGGCAGCGACGGTTCGCTGGAGTACACCCGCAGCGGTGCCTTCCGTGCCGACAAGGACGGCTACATCACCAACAACACCGGTACCTCGCGCCTGCAAGGTTACGCGGCGGATGATGACGGCAAAATCATCAAGGGCGGCCTGACCGACCTGCAACTGAACCTGACGAACTTGCCGCCCAAGGCCTCCACCAAAGTGGACTCCACCAGTAACCTGAACTCCTCGGAGCCGGTGATCGATCAAGCGGCCAAGCCGTTCGATCCCACCAAGACCGATACCTTCACCACGCAATACAGCACCACCTTGTACGATTCCCAGGGCAACGCTCACCCGATGGTGCAGTACCTGGTGAAAACCGACGGCAACAAATGGAATGCCTACACCCTGATCGACGGTCGCAACCCCGATGGTTCGGCTCCAACCGGTACGCCCTCGACGCCACCTGTGGCGTCGACCCTGACCTTCGATGGCGCAGGCAAGCTCACCAGCGTCGTGACCGGTGGTGTATCCGATAAGACCCTTACCGTTGCCGGCTGGGTCCCGGGTACGGTGACCAATGGCGTGTGGAAGGCTAACGGTGCGGACGCCAACCCAGGTGGGATTGCCGTCAACATGGCCAACATTACCCAGTACAACTCGGCCACCTACCGCAACCCTCCGGTCACCGACGGCTATGCCACCGGCCAGATCACCGGCCTGAAGATCGACGGTAACGGCGTAATGTTCGCCACCTTCAGCAACCAGCAGAGCAAGGCCATCGGCCAGATTTCGCTGGCCAGCTTCAACAACGAACAAGGCCTGCAACCTGCCGGCAGCACCACCTGGAAAGAGACCTTCGCTTCAGGCCAACCGGGTTACGACACCCCGCAAGCGGGCACCCTGGGCTCGATCGTGGCCAACTCCCTGGAGAACTCCAACGTCAACCTGACCAACGAGTTGGTGGACCTGATCAAGGCCCAGAGCAACTACCAGGCGAACGCCAAGACCATCTCCACCCAGAGCACCATCATGCAGACCATCATTCAGATGACGTGA
- the flgD gene encoding flagellar hook assembly protein FlgD — protein MAIVDTSNNSAVQDLFNSKVKDASNNVANVSKAATGNQALGKDAFLQLLVTQLKNQNPLSPQDNGAFVAQLAQFSSLEGINTLNDSVNNISSNFSSSQALQASSLVGRSIITQTDKALVDTSKSMTGSVAVTAATGNVSVKITDKDGNVVRTLDMGAQSAGSSDFIWDGKNDNGEVAPAGTYTFAASTKNDKGDAVALATSLPATVTSVTLSKTGGEMLLNLAGGMGSVKLSQIQTIGT, from the coding sequence ATGGCCATCGTTGATACCTCGAACAACTCAGCGGTCCAGGACCTGTTCAATTCCAAGGTCAAGGACGCGTCAAACAATGTAGCGAATGTTTCCAAGGCCGCCACCGGCAACCAGGCGTTGGGCAAGGATGCATTCCTGCAACTGCTGGTCACCCAGCTGAAAAACCAGAACCCGTTGTCGCCACAGGATAACGGTGCGTTCGTGGCCCAGTTGGCGCAGTTCAGCAGCCTGGAAGGCATCAACACCCTGAACGACTCGGTAAACAACATCTCTAGCAACTTCAGCTCTTCGCAGGCGTTGCAGGCTTCGTCGCTGGTGGGACGTTCGATCATCACCCAGACCGACAAGGCGCTGGTCGATACCAGCAAGAGCATGACCGGTTCGGTGGCGGTGACGGCGGCGACGGGCAACGTCTCGGTCAAGATCACCGACAAGGACGGCAATGTGGTGCGCACCCTCGATATGGGCGCCCAGAGCGCGGGTTCGTCGGACTTTATCTGGGATGGCAAGAACGACAACGGTGAGGTCGCTCCAGCGGGTACTTACACCTTCGCGGCCTCAACCAAAAACGACAAGGGCGACGCGGTTGCCCTGGCCACTTCGCTGCCGGCCACGGTAACCAGCGTAACGCTGAGCAAGACCGGCGGCGAAATGCTGCTCAACCTTGCAGGCGGCATGGGCAGCGTCAAGCTGTCGCAAATTCAGACTATCGGTACATAG
- the flgC gene encoding flagellar basal body rod protein FlgC, with product MSLSSVFNIAGSGMSAQTTRLNTVASNIANAETVSSSIDQTYRARHPVFATMFQGGQSGGSDSLFQNQDAAGQGVQVLGVVEDQSNLEARYEPNHPAANEKGYVYYPNVNVVEEMADMISASRSFQTNAEMMNTAKTMMQKVLTLGQ from the coding sequence ATGTCCCTGTCCAGTGTTTTCAATATTGCCGGCAGTGGCATGAGCGCGCAGACCACGCGTTTGAACACCGTCGCCAGTAACATCGCCAACGCCGAGACCGTGTCCTCGAGCATTGACCAGACTTACCGTGCCCGCCATCCGGTGTTTGCCACCATGTTCCAGGGCGGCCAGAGCGGCGGCAGCGATTCGCTGTTCCAGAACCAGGATGCCGCAGGGCAAGGCGTGCAGGTGCTCGGTGTGGTCGAAGACCAGAGCAACCTCGAAGCGCGTTACGAGCCCAACCATCCGGCCGCGAACGAAAAGGGTTATGTCTACTACCCCAACGTCAACGTGGTCGAGGAAATGGCCGACATGATCTCCGCCAGCCGTTCGTTCCAGACCAACGCGGAAATGATGAACACCGCCAAAACCATGATGCAGAAGGTCCTGACCCTGGGTCAGTGA
- the flgB gene encoding flagellar basal body rod protein FlgB: MSISFDKALGIHEQALGFRAQRAEVLANNIANADTPNYKARDLDFSAVLAAQQDKTKNGTFALNMTNNRHIEAQGLSSGDESLLYRTPMQPSIDQNTVDAQLEQSNYAENSVNFQASFTLLNSKFKGLMSALRGE; this comes from the coding sequence ATGAGCATCAGCTTCGATAAAGCGCTCGGTATCCACGAACAAGCCCTGGGCTTCCGCGCCCAGCGTGCCGAAGTCCTGGCCAACAACATTGCCAACGCCGACACCCCGAACTACAAGGCTCGGGACCTGGACTTCTCCGCCGTGCTCGCTGCACAGCAGGACAAAACCAAAAACGGCACCTTCGCCTTGAACATGACCAACAACCGTCATATCGAAGCGCAAGGCCTGAGCAGTGGTGATGAGTCGCTGTTGTACCGCACGCCGATGCAACCGTCGATCGACCAGAACACCGTCGATGCTCAACTGGAACAATCGAACTACGCCGAAAACTCGGTGAACTTCCAGGCTAGCTTTACCCTGCTCAACAGCAAATTCAAAGGGCTGATGTCAGCCCTGCGTGGAGAATAA
- the cheR gene encoding protein-glutamate O-methyltransferase CheR has translation MSTGNLDFEQFRVFLEKACGILLGENKQYLVSSRLNKLMEQQGIKSLGELVQRIQGQPRSGLKEMVVDAMTTNETLWFRDTYPFEVLKNKVLPEAIKASPGQRLRIWSAACSSGQEPYSISMSIDEFERTNMGQLKAGAQIVATDLSGSMLTNCKTGEYDSLALGRGLSQERLQRFFDPKGAGRWAIKAPIKNRVEFRSFNLLDSYASLGKFDMVFCRNVLIYFSAEVKKDILLRIHGTLKRGGYLFLGASEALNGLPDHYQMVQCSPGIIYQAK, from the coding sequence GTGTCTACGGGTAATTTGGATTTCGAACAGTTCCGGGTTTTCCTGGAAAAAGCCTGTGGCATATTGCTCGGTGAAAACAAGCAGTACCTGGTATCCAGCCGTCTCAACAAGCTGATGGAACAGCAGGGCATCAAGTCCCTGGGTGAGTTGGTCCAGCGGATCCAGGGGCAGCCGCGCAGCGGGCTCAAGGAGATGGTGGTCGATGCCATGACCACCAACGAAACCCTGTGGTTTCGCGATACCTACCCCTTTGAGGTGCTCAAGAACAAAGTGCTGCCGGAAGCCATCAAGGCCAGCCCTGGCCAGCGCCTGCGTATCTGGTCGGCGGCATGCTCCTCGGGGCAGGAACCCTATTCGATCTCCATGTCCATCGACGAATTCGAACGGACCAACATGGGCCAGTTGAAAGCCGGCGCGCAAATTGTGGCGACGGACCTGTCCGGCAGCATGCTCACCAACTGCAAGACTGGTGAGTACGACAGCCTGGCCCTGGGCCGAGGCCTGTCCCAGGAACGCCTGCAACGCTTCTTTGACCCGAAGGGGGCAGGGCGCTGGGCGATCAAGGCACCGATCAAGAACCGCGTCGAGTTCCGCTCGTTCAATTTGCTCGACAGCTACGCCAGCCTGGGCAAGTTCGACATGGTGTTCTGCCGCAACGTGCTGATCTACTTCTCGGCCGAAGTGAAGAAAGACATCCTCTTGCGCATCCATGGCACGCTCAAGCGCGGCGGGTATCTATTCCTCGGGGCTTCAGAGGCCTTGAACGGATTGCCCGATCACTACCAGATGGTCCAATGCAGCCCGGGAATCATCTACCAGGCCAAATAA
- a CDS encoding chemotaxis protein CheV, protein MAGVMDSVNQRTQLVGQNRLELLLFRLDGKQLYGINVFKVREVLQCPKLTIMPKSSPVVCGVANIRGATIPILDLAMATGSSGLQDRESPFVIITEYNTKTQGFLVRSVERIVNMNWEEIHPPPKGTGRDHYLTAVTRVDNQLVEIIDVEKILAEVAPTSETISVGVVDAETAHKAVSLRVLTVDDSSVARKQVTRCLQTVGVEVVALNDGRQALDYLRKLVDEGKKPEEEFLMMISDIEMPEMDGYTLTAEIRSDPRMQKLHIILHTSLSGVFNQAMVKKVGADDFLAKFRPDDLASRVVDRIKAADHG, encoded by the coding sequence ATGGCAGGTGTAATGGATTCAGTAAACCAGCGCACACAGCTGGTAGGGCAGAATCGCCTGGAGTTGTTGCTTTTTCGCCTGGACGGCAAGCAGCTGTACGGGATCAACGTGTTTAAAGTGCGCGAAGTGTTGCAGTGTCCCAAGCTGACGATCATGCCCAAGTCCAGTCCGGTGGTGTGCGGCGTGGCCAATATACGTGGCGCGACCATCCCCATTCTTGACTTGGCGATGGCCACCGGGTCCTCTGGTTTGCAGGACCGCGAAAGCCCGTTCGTGATCATTACCGAGTACAACACCAAGACCCAGGGGTTCCTGGTGCGCTCGGTGGAACGTATCGTCAACATGAACTGGGAAGAGATCCATCCACCGCCCAAGGGCACCGGCCGCGATCACTACCTGACGGCCGTGACGCGGGTGGATAACCAACTGGTGGAAATCATCGACGTGGAGAAGATCCTCGCCGAGGTAGCGCCCACGTCGGAGACCATTTCCGTCGGGGTAGTGGATGCCGAGACGGCGCACAAGGCGGTGTCCCTGCGCGTGTTGACCGTGGATGATTCATCTGTCGCGCGCAAGCAGGTCACGCGCTGCCTGCAAACCGTCGGCGTCGAGGTGGTGGCCCTCAATGACGGTCGCCAAGCCCTGGACTATTTGCGCAAGTTGGTGGACGAAGGCAAGAAGCCGGAAGAAGAATTCCTGATGATGATTTCCGACATTGAAATGCCGGAAATGGACGGATACACCCTCACGGCTGAGATACGCAGCGATCCACGCATGCAAAAATTGCACATCATCCTGCATACTTCGTTGTCGGGGGTATTCAACCAGGCGATGGTCAAGAAGGTCGGTGCAGACGACTTCCTGGCCAAATTCCGGCCTGATGACCTCGCATCCCGGGTAGTCGACCGGATCAAGGCAGCAGATCACGGCTAG
- the flgA gene encoding flagellar basal body P-ring formation chaperone FlgA, translating to MDIKTTVSRRACRPKYRRLLCAAMALLVWGVGVTARADNVTLPDLLIGVTQGFLEYTVEDYLETTQTPGRYEIQVNQLDPRLRMPMCDKELTATLESPAQPIGRVTVKVRCEGASPWTVFVPAQVKLFRDVVVVARPLKRTGIIGDDDVALRERDISLINQGYLTSLDQAIGQRLTRPVVTDQVITLVHLEQAEVIRKGDQVVISASSGGLNVKMPGEALSNGGMSEQIRVKNLNSNRVIKARVTAPGQVEVAL from the coding sequence ATGGATATTAAAACGACAGTTTCCCGACGCGCTTGCCGCCCAAAGTATCGCAGATTGCTCTGCGCCGCGATGGCGCTGCTTGTCTGGGGCGTGGGCGTCACCGCTCGCGCCGACAACGTCACCCTGCCTGATCTCCTTATCGGCGTCACCCAGGGCTTTCTTGAATACACTGTAGAAGATTATCTGGAGACCACCCAGACACCGGGGCGCTATGAGATCCAGGTCAATCAGTTGGACCCGCGCCTGCGCATGCCGATGTGTGACAAGGAATTGACAGCCACGCTGGAAAGCCCGGCCCAGCCTATTGGCCGTGTAACCGTCAAGGTACGGTGTGAGGGCGCCTCGCCCTGGACTGTTTTTGTGCCGGCTCAAGTCAAATTGTTCCGCGACGTTGTCGTGGTGGCGCGACCATTGAAGCGCACCGGCATCATTGGCGATGACGACGTTGCACTGCGTGAACGGGATATCAGCCTGATCAACCAGGGTTACCTGACCTCCCTGGACCAGGCGATCGGGCAGCGGCTCACCCGACCAGTGGTCACCGACCAAGTGATTACCCTGGTTCACCTGGAGCAGGCTGAAGTCATTCGTAAAGGTGACCAGGTCGTGATTTCCGCCAGCAGCGGCGGGTTGAACGTAAAAATGCCGGGGGAAGCGCTGTCCAACGGTGGCATGAGCGAACAGATTCGCGTCAAGAACCTCAACTCCAACCGCGTGATCAAGGCGCGAGTGACAGCTCCGGGCCAAGTCGAGGTGGCGTTATAG
- the flgM gene encoding flagellar biosynthesis anti-sigma factor FlgM, whose product MVIDFSRLNNTPTTSGTTRTAGKENVEAKSQPLPAKAEQASASQSGESVHLSNEAQQLQKVTDSLRDQPVVNKARVAELKQAIADGSYTVDSNRVASKLLNFEAER is encoded by the coding sequence ATGGTCATTGATTTCAGCCGTTTAAATAACACCCCGACGACGTCAGGCACTACGCGTACTGCCGGCAAGGAAAACGTAGAAGCCAAGTCCCAGCCCCTGCCGGCCAAGGCAGAGCAGGCGAGTGCGAGCCAGAGTGGGGAGTCGGTTCACCTGAGTAATGAGGCTCAGCAGTTGCAGAAGGTCACTGACTCGCTGCGCGATCAACCGGTTGTCAATAAAGCCCGCGTGGCCGAGTTGAAACAGGCTATCGCCGATGGCAGTTACACAGTCGACAGCAACCGTGTAGCCAGCAAGCTGCTTAACTTCGAAGCCGAGCGCTAG
- a CDS encoding flagella synthesis protein FlgN, whose amino-acid sequence MHHDEHLLQLIIDDLAPTQQLLELLKEESLALYGRDMPLLEEILARKQSLIVLLEQHGTKRSEILNSLGLPADHDGLAQLASHSSVGDQLLTQSKALNQLLTQCQEANLLNGQSIQLQQATTANQLRILHGGEPPALYNAQGSTSRLVKPSTRSQA is encoded by the coding sequence ATGCACCACGACGAACATTTGCTTCAACTGATCATTGATGATCTGGCGCCGACGCAACAACTGCTCGAGCTGCTAAAAGAAGAGTCCCTGGCCCTGTATGGCCGGGATATGCCTTTGCTCGAAGAAATACTCGCACGCAAACAATCGCTGATTGTGCTGCTCGAACAGCACGGCACGAAGCGCAGCGAGATCCTCAACAGCCTGGGCCTGCCCGCCGATCACGACGGCCTGGCACAGTTGGCAAGTCATTCCTCGGTCGGCGATCAGTTGCTGACGCAAAGCAAAGCACTCAATCAGCTGCTCACCCAGTGCCAGGAAGCCAACCTGCTCAACGGCCAGTCGATTCAGCTTCAGCAAGCCACCACGGCCAATCAGTTACGTATTCTTCACGGCGGCGAGCCCCCGGCCCTGTATAACGCCCAAGGCTCCACTTCGCGCCTGGTCAAGCCAAGCACCCGCAGCCAAGCCTGA
- a CDS encoding flagellar brake protein: MFNAPNAEDAPQPPKVLTTPLEIASTLRMLQDSHDPLIITFHERSQRFQSYLVDIDKDSKTLVLDEMIPRDGERHLENGEPFRIEGFHDGVRVAWDSNGTLSISEKDGHRIYRGSMPSEVVYHQRRDAFRAALKLAQLVNIELGGEKLKAPINGKLLDISATGCKLRFEGDITERLQLGQVYDRFIAALPFGSMTTSVELRYLHFEDRINTTFAGVRFHNMSGLVQRQVERFVYQLQREARRFDKDDDF, translated from the coding sequence GTGTTCAACGCCCCTAATGCGGAAGATGCACCGCAGCCACCGAAGGTCCTTACTACGCCTTTGGAAATCGCCAGCACGCTGCGAATGCTTCAAGACAGCCATGATCCTTTGATCATTACGTTCCATGAACGCAGCCAACGCTTCCAAAGCTATCTTGTAGATATCGACAAAGACAGCAAGACGTTGGTACTGGACGAGATGATTCCACGTGACGGTGAGCGTCACCTCGAAAATGGCGAACCGTTCCGCATCGAAGGTTTCCATGATGGCGTTAGGGTTGCCTGGGACAGTAATGGCACGCTGAGCATCAGCGAGAAGGACGGTCACCGTATCTACAGGGGCAGCATGCCCAGCGAGGTGGTCTATCATCAGCGTCGTGATGCATTCCGCGCGGCCTTGAAGTTGGCGCAGTTGGTCAATATTGAACTGGGTGGCGAAAAGCTTAAGGCTCCGATCAACGGCAAGTTGCTCGACATTTCGGCCACTGGGTGCAAATTGCGCTTTGAAGGCGACATCACCGAACGCCTGCAACTGGGCCAGGTCTATGACCGCTTCATCGCCGCGCTGCCATTCGGCAGCATGACCACCTCTGTCGAGTTGCGTTACCTGCATTTCGAAGACAGGATCAACACCACTTTTGCCGGCGTGCGCTTTCATAACATGAGCGGTTTAGTGCAGCGCCAAGTAGAACGCTTTGTGTATCAGCTGCAACGTGAAGCTCGACGCTTCGACAAAGACGACGACTTCTAA